The region GATAAAATACGAGTTTGTTGTTTTAAGGTCAATCTATTCACCCGTCTAGATAATATATTTCCCTTGTTCACTACTAAATCGACTAATTAAACTCATGTTTCTAAAATCAATTCGATCCCCCGATTGTATCGAGAGCAAACACCTACGAAAAGATGGCTTCGATTTAAAAAAGAAGTTGCATACCTCAGGAACTTCATCATGGGGGCAGTGACCGGCGGGGCTAATCTCATAATATGGAGCTTCAGGTACATGGCGTTTCACCTCAAGGCCCCAAACTGGCCTCACCCAAGGATCTTCTTTCCCATACATGAGACAGATTGGTAGGTCGTTCATTCGACATCTGcaaatgaaaaatgaaaatattTCCTTAAAATCGTACGAAAAAAGACAATATCTCAAGCAGACAAAGGTACTACACTCACTTAGATAAGGCATCTTGAAACGAGAGTTGTCCCTGAGGAGCAAACATAATCGAGGCCAACGATGCAGCAGCAGCTGGATGCTGTGTCGTTTCAAGTATGCACGAAAACACTTTATCTACATTTGTCGAATGGTCTGCATAGACTTGCTTGAGTATCTCTGCAATGCTACTAGGATCACTTATTTTCTGCCAACTGAAATCAATAGAACATAAATTCAGACCATAtttatttgatgaacataaacaACAAGAAAAGAACTTGCAAATGATTTAACAGAATAGGAAACTTACAGAAGTTCTGTGAGCTTTCTAACGCGTGATGGAATAGGAAATGTTCCAGCCCATGGGAAGAACTTAGCTACTCTTGGAGATCTCATTGGGTTTGGTAGAAAGCCCCAGAAAGGGGTAGCATTGAGTAATGTAACACCCTTAACCAGGTGAGGATAGCTAGCTGCAAAATATAAGGCCACATATCCTCCCAACGAGTTCCCAACAAGATAAACCGGTTCTCCAATGACCTAAAACAGATAATTCAATCAAATTCCTTCTTCATGTAGCCAAATAAAAACACTGCTACATGTGTTCATTCAATTATAACAAAGAGTTCTTTGCAACTAAAAACCACTATTAGTCAGATTTAACAATAAACTGGTTCTCCAATGACCTATAACAGACAATTCAATTAGATTCCTTCTTTAGAAAAACACACTGCTAAATATATTTCTTCAAATATATCAGAACATgaaaagaatataaaaaaaagtCTTTCATGTTAAAAACCACTAATTAGTCAGACTAAGGAATCCCATAAAAAAATTCTACATAATTCAGAATAGTTTTTTTTAGCTCAATCTGGAATAGCATACACACCTGCTCTATGAAACAACGAACTTGGTCCTTCCACAAATCAATAGAGTAAACAAGCTCACTTGCCCAAGGTTCAGTTTCATCTCCAAAGCCCCAAGAAAGATCTGTCCCAACAAATTGATCTCCTTCCTTGGACAAAGGAGCAGGATCTTCAGATGGCAAGGACATGCCTTGACCTAAAAAATCGATTGCCCACACTCGATAATCGCGGCCCAAATCCTTTAACTGCTTCTCATAATGAAAGGAACCAACACCAAAACCAGGAAGAAACAATACTGGTGGTGAGCTCACATTCTCACTCCCTGCTTTATCATAGTGGACATTAAATTTTGGCTTCCATTCCCAGAAGCAGCTACTGATTTCGGCAGCGGATTCAGCATTGGATTCATCTGGTAAACCAGGAATCAGAACCTTTGTCACTGATTTCCCAGTTCCTGAAAGCCTTCTTGCTTCCTCTTCATCACCAATTACATAACCATCAGAGCCTCCACTCAAGACCTTAGTATCAACACGTTTGGGGCTCAAAAGGGCATTTTCTGACCCAAAATTTTCTTGGTTATTAGGGTTTCCCAAGAACTTATAAAATCCCAAAGACCCACTTCCAGAATCAACTTTAGCACAAAAAACTCTGGCTTTTTTTAAAGGAGAGATCTTGGGTTGAAAACTTGAGCTATTAACAACTAATTTCCAGTTCAAATTCACAACATGACAACATGGTGAAGAACTGTAAGAGAGAATTTCCATCACTAGAATCTTCAATCTGTTGAGATCAACAATCAATTAGCAACTACTTTCCCTCTCAATAATTGCCCAAGAAAAAGgtgataaaaataaagtaaattaaAAGCTCCAATTGCTCCAAGCCAAAAAACAAAATTTACAAAAGAAAGACTATTACTCTAACAATTTTGAGCCATCCCAAACTCAAAAATTATACGTTACAACAACTAAAGATCAAAACTTTACATAAAAGTTATGATTTTGAGCTTCTGTAAACGAATTAAACACATCCAAAACTATGGGGAAGATAATAAAAAATAGAAGATTTGTAAAAGTAATTATTACCTTTAATCTTGGGAGAGAAGTGTCATTAGATTCCAGTGCTTTATTGTATTCCAGTTCCTTCCGAGTATTAAGAAGAGATTTTCTTACAAAATATAGAGTATGATAGAAAGTGAAAGGTCTTCAGTTGCTTAAAAGTTTCGTCTTCCTTCTAAAGCCaagaattttattttatataatgttgttttattgaatatagtttttttctttttgaagtgTTATTAATGTAGTTTTACAATGAAAAATCTTTATTCTTTCGAGTACTTGTACACTGTGCAATAAAAGCTTGTACTTGGGACCTTAAATCTTAAGTTGATTCTTCTCTTGtcatcttaaatattaattattagccataaaataacattataatatgTTGGGTAGGTAATCATTCTAACGGGCTTTTtctaaagtattattttggtattttgtgTTTCTAATAATACGTATTttgtatattatattttaaaatcatatatatttagtactctgtattttgaaatcgtactaaattcaactttaattaataaaattttattaatttaatcatattttcaattatatgagttttaaattcaaatttaattacttaattatataacTGATGATAGTATATttatattgataaaaatttatctaaaatattaaatatgtataattttaaaatatatagtatatataagtattatttaaaaaaaaaagtgatgtcTTATAAAAGCTCGAATAATTTCCTTAACATGTTTGATATTTTTGTTTGAAGGAGTTTTTCAAAAGAACAGGTGTGTACAACAATGATTGGTGAATCCCATTCCAAATAAGGTATGATTCTATCCAAACACGTGGTAGGGTGTAGAGAGTTAATGAAGATAGTTAGATTGAACACGTTTTATAGATGTGATAGGAAAACGAAAGAGAGATGTGTTACCAAGTTAAGTTGAGTTTTGTCTTTGTTAGACAAATTATTAGTGATCGTCTTTGGTTACCATCTGAAGACGCCAACTCTGGTTGGTGTACTTGTAGAAAAATAGAAGTGATATTTTTCTTTAAGTCTTGTATTTTTTTGGCACTACTCTActtattcaaatcaaaatcacTTTCCCAATAACATATTTTTAGGAGTTACacattttacaaaatcaataactATTTATAACTTACAAACGATCACCTAATAATGTGTAAAATGAGAGTTACATATTTCTAAATTAAATTTCATAAGTTATTATGTTATATGGTTGTTTGAGATATGATTTTGACTATTCTTAGGTGTATAGAGgttacaaaattaaaaagaaaagagtTGGGATGTTTTTTTGTGGCAAAGTACAAAAATTGAGAGGTTACAAACTCTCCAGGCCGCGGCCTAGGGCGCTGA is a window of Humulus lupulus chromosome 4, drHumLupu1.1, whole genome shotgun sequence DNA encoding:
- the LOC133829794 gene encoding pheophytinase, chloroplastic, giving the protein MEILSYSSSPCCHVVNLNWKLVVNSSSFQPKISPLKKARVFCAKVDSGSGSLGFYKFLGNPNNQENFGSENALLSPKRVDTKVLSGGSDGYVIGDEEEARRLSGTGKSVTKVLIPGLPDESNAESAAEISSCFWEWKPKFNVHYDKAGSENVSSPPVLFLPGFGVGSFHYEKQLKDLGRDYRVWAIDFLGQGMSLPSEDPAPLSKEGDQFVGTDLSWGFGDETEPWASELVYSIDLWKDQVRCFIEQVIGEPVYLVGNSLGGYVALYFAASYPHLVKGVTLLNATPFWGFLPNPMRSPRVAKFFPWAGTFPIPSRVRKLTELLWQKISDPSSIAEILKQVYADHSTNVDKVFSCILETTQHPAAAASLASIMFAPQGQLSFQDALSKCRMNDLPICLMYGKEDPWVRPVWGLEVKRHVPEAPYYEISPAGHCPHDEVPEVVNLLLRGWIKNVESQGSVVLPLLEELDSTDFNIARDLEFPRDGSKKAVNVRFFGSNISLWNWISSYIRAHLGDLKFKS